A genomic segment from Polyangium mundeleinium encodes:
- a CDS encoding prephenate dehydrogenase/arogenate dehydrogenase family protein produces the protein MTNVALLGYGRFGAAMASLLRDADVDVRAFDPRSPVPDEMRVASIPDLVRDRDFVIVAVPVTAMPRAFATMRPLLSPSQIVVDVGSVKLGPSAAMNECFGAAIPWVATHPLFGPISLSRGERPLVAVVCPNATHPSAVERVVALYERIGCTVVLEHEATHDRNMAWTHALAFFVAKGMLDASVPLDIPYAPPSFQALARTVEAARSDAGHLYAALHRENPYAAEARRKLVEALLAADQNLSGSDGMAPPPSSSLVLLPSAAGSQALRETRDLIDDLDREIVELLGRRAQLARRAAREKAKLGRPVRDPEREAELFEARRRWAAERDLDPASVHEIFDAILRFSRRLQHDEPIDEAD, from the coding sequence ATGACGAACGTCGCATTGCTCGGGTACGGCCGCTTCGGCGCGGCCATGGCCTCGCTCCTCCGGGACGCGGACGTCGACGTGCGGGCCTTCGATCCTCGCTCCCCCGTGCCGGACGAAATGCGCGTCGCGTCGATCCCGGATCTCGTTCGAGACCGCGATTTCGTGATCGTCGCCGTCCCCGTCACCGCCATGCCCCGCGCATTCGCGACGATGCGGCCGCTCCTCTCGCCCTCGCAGATCGTCGTCGACGTGGGTAGCGTCAAGCTCGGCCCCTCGGCTGCCATGAACGAATGCTTCGGCGCCGCGATCCCCTGGGTCGCCACGCATCCCCTGTTCGGCCCGATCAGCCTCTCGCGGGGCGAGCGCCCACTCGTCGCGGTGGTATGCCCGAACGCGACGCACCCGAGCGCCGTCGAGCGGGTCGTCGCGCTCTACGAGCGCATCGGCTGCACGGTCGTCCTGGAGCACGAGGCCACGCACGATCGCAACATGGCCTGGACGCACGCGCTCGCATTCTTCGTGGCCAAGGGTATGCTCGACGCGTCCGTGCCCCTCGACATCCCGTACGCGCCTCCCTCCTTTCAAGCGCTCGCGCGGACCGTGGAGGCCGCCCGGTCGGACGCGGGGCACCTTTATGCCGCGCTCCACCGCGAAAATCCCTATGCCGCCGAGGCCCGCCGGAAGCTCGTCGAAGCGCTCCTCGCCGCCGATCAGAATCTCTCCGGATCGGACGGGATGGCTCCGCCGCCGTCGTCCTCGCTCGTCCTCTTGCCCTCCGCGGCGGGCTCGCAGGCCTTGCGCGAGACGCGCGACCTCATCGACGACCTCGATCGCGAAATCGTGGAGCTCCTCGGGCGCAGGGCCCAGCTCGCACGGCGCGCGGCGCGCGAAAAGGCGAAGCTCGGACGCCCTGTGCGGGATCCCGAACGCGAGGCGGAGCTTTTCGAAGCGCGGCGGCGCTGGGCGGCCGAGCGTGATCTCGATCCGGCGTCGGTGCACGAAATCTTCGACGCCATTCTCCGATTCTCCAGGCGCCTCCAGCACGACGAACCCATCGACGAGGCGGACTGA
- a CDS encoding 3-deoxy-7-phosphoheptulonate synthase, with the protein MIVTLEPDAPESRAEAVVRLAARYPGVSVQKFVFRGESTSIIEVHLIGSTRAVPTEPFESLPGVHKVVRVSRKYRLIGRHHPDAETHGFEYNGIHFDEKRVHVFAGLCAVDTREHVAHMMAALEKAGIRTTRMGAYKPRTSPYDFQGLGKTCLPWVFELAGKHGIQVIAMEVTDARQIDEINTALASAGEPTGVMLQIGTRNTQNFELLKQVGQQRRFPVLFKRGMGISLEESLNACEYVASEGNPNIVFCLRGVKTHLGDPHRNLVDFSHVPVLRRQTRLPVCIDPSHAVGRMDNAPDGLPDIFHVVGQGIIAGASMVLVDFHPRPDEALCDGPQALDLSALPRFARYVESVRHAYEGIVREVGAGAAAATEPHAA; encoded by the coding sequence ATGATTGTCACGCTCGAGCCCGACGCGCCCGAGTCGCGCGCCGAGGCGGTCGTTCGCCTCGCAGCGCGGTATCCGGGGGTCTCGGTCCAGAAATTCGTCTTCCGGGGCGAATCCACCTCCATCATCGAGGTGCACCTCATCGGCTCGACGCGCGCCGTGCCGACGGAGCCCTTCGAAAGCCTGCCCGGCGTGCACAAGGTCGTCCGCGTCTCCCGGAAATACCGGCTCATCGGCCGGCACCACCCGGACGCCGAGACGCACGGGTTCGAGTACAACGGCATCCATTTCGACGAGAAGCGTGTCCACGTCTTCGCCGGCCTCTGCGCCGTCGACACGCGCGAGCACGTCGCCCACATGATGGCCGCGCTCGAAAAGGCGGGCATCCGGACGACGCGCATGGGCGCGTACAAGCCGCGCACGAGCCCCTACGATTTCCAGGGCCTCGGCAAAACCTGTTTGCCCTGGGTCTTCGAGCTCGCGGGCAAGCACGGCATCCAGGTGATCGCCATGGAGGTCACCGACGCGCGCCAGATCGACGAGATCAACACGGCGCTCGCCTCCGCGGGCGAGCCGACCGGCGTCATGCTCCAGATCGGCACGCGCAACACGCAGAACTTCGAGCTCCTGAAGCAAGTGGGCCAGCAGCGCCGTTTCCCGGTCCTCTTCAAGCGCGGCATGGGCATCTCGCTCGAAGAGTCCTTGAACGCGTGCGAATACGTGGCGAGCGAGGGGAACCCGAACATCGTGTTTTGCCTGCGCGGCGTGAAGACACACCTCGGCGATCCCCACCGGAACCTGGTGGACTTCTCGCACGTGCCCGTCCTCCGCCGGCAGACGCGCCTGCCCGTGTGCATCGATCCCTCGCACGCCGTGGGCCGCATGGACAACGCGCCCGACGGCCTGCCGGACATTTTTCACGTGGTGGGGCAGGGGATCATCGCGGGCGCATCCATGGTGCTCGTCGATTTCCACCCGCGGCCGGACGAGGCGCTCTGCGACGGCCCGCAAGCCTTGGACCTCTCGGCCTTGCCGCGGTTCGCGCGGTACGTGGAGAGCGTGCGGCACGCGTACGAAGGGATCGTCCGCGAGGTCGGCGCGGGCGCGGCGGCGGCGACCGAGCCTCACGCCGCTTGA
- the pheA gene encoding prephenate dehydratase translates to MEGISVACLGPAGTFSEEAASRHFGQDARPVFCTSIDDVFDGMEARAARFGVVPVENSLEGAIGHTLDRLVASPLRISGEVALPIRQHLLRREGRLEGITRVYGHAQSLAQCQRFLKDTLPLAERVAVSSNAEAARLAAREPGTAALAGKRAAAIHALTILAEGVEDDPTNTTRFLVIGETSAAPSGHDKTSLVMSAPNRPGSMLALLRPFSRHGVSMTKLESRPSRRGLWDYLFFVDVEGHAKDVNVRHALVELEARAGYLKVLGSYPMARP, encoded by the coding sequence GTGGAGGGGATTTCGGTCGCTTGCCTCGGCCCCGCGGGCACGTTCAGCGAGGAGGCGGCCTCGCGCCATTTCGGGCAAGACGCCCGTCCCGTCTTCTGCACCTCGATCGACGACGTCTTCGACGGGATGGAGGCGCGCGCCGCCCGCTTCGGCGTCGTGCCCGTGGAAAACTCCCTCGAAGGCGCGATCGGCCATACCCTCGACCGGCTCGTCGCCTCGCCGCTCCGCATCTCCGGCGAGGTCGCGCTCCCCATCCGCCAGCACCTGCTCCGGCGCGAGGGGCGGCTCGAAGGGATCACGCGGGTCTACGGGCACGCGCAATCCCTCGCGCAATGCCAGCGATTCTTGAAAGATACACTCCCGCTGGCCGAGCGCGTCGCGGTCTCCAGCAACGCCGAAGCCGCGCGCCTCGCCGCGCGGGAGCCGGGGACCGCGGCCCTCGCGGGCAAACGCGCGGCGGCGATCCACGCGCTCACCATCCTCGCCGAGGGAGTCGAGGACGATCCGACGAACACCACACGCTTCCTGGTGATCGGCGAAACGAGCGCCGCGCCCTCGGGTCACGACAAAACCTCGCTCGTCATGTCAGCGCCGAACCGCCCAGGCTCGATGCTCGCGCTGCTCCGCCCCTTCTCGCGGCACGGCGTCAGCATGACCAAGCTCGAATCCCGCCCCTCGCGGCGAGGTCTTTGGGATTACCTCTTTTTCGTCGACGTCGAGGGCCACGCGAAGGACGTCAACGTGCGCCACGCGCTCGTCGAGCTGGAAGCGCGCGCGGGTTACCTCAAAGTCCTCGGCTCGTACCCGATGGCGCGCCCCTGA